A part of Myxococcales bacterium genomic DNA contains:
- the waaF gene encoding lipopolysaccharide heptosyltransferase II — translation MATPGLRALRAEFPDARIRLQLRNGLEGLLTACPFVDDVMPVHSYHRGVGALIREGLELRRQGRFELGICIPDSFSSALLQRLAGTQKIVGYAGGVREALLHQRVPVPAAWGPRKFVPREHFVLGLMEAVGCKERGTHLELFTSVQEDQRVDAVLRQHGVAANDPLVILAPGASFGSSKWWPAASYARVADALMKCSVRVALLGAASEAALTSKVSEAMSERPIDLAGVLSLAEAKALVRRAALVICNDAGARHIATAFGVPSIVFMGPTSLEKTNLNLDGVEVLQTDDDCRPCYKRTCPIDHRCMTGIDPGRVINLAKATLGLAP, via the coding sequence ATGGCTACCCCCGGTCTGCGCGCATTGCGGGCCGAGTTTCCCGACGCGCGTATTCGTTTGCAGCTTCGAAACGGTCTCGAGGGTCTCTTGACCGCATGTCCATTCGTGGACGACGTGATGCCCGTGCATTCATACCATCGGGGTGTGGGGGCCTTGATTCGCGAAGGTCTGGAGTTGCGCCGGCAAGGCCGCTTCGAGCTTGGGATTTGTATCCCCGACTCGTTCTCGTCGGCCCTGCTGCAGCGGTTGGCCGGTACACAAAAAATTGTAGGATATGCCGGAGGAGTCCGGGAAGCTCTGTTGCATCAGCGGGTTCCCGTGCCGGCGGCATGGGGCCCTCGCAAGTTCGTCCCACGAGAGCACTTCGTGCTGGGCCTGATGGAAGCGGTTGGCTGCAAGGAACGCGGAACTCATCTCGAACTCTTCACCTCGGTTCAGGAAGACCAGCGCGTCGATGCCGTACTACGGCAGCATGGTGTGGCGGCGAACGATCCTCTGGTGATCCTCGCTCCCGGGGCGTCGTTCGGTTCGTCAAAATGGTGGCCTGCCGCGTCCTATGCCCGGGTCGCTGATGCGCTCATGAAGTGCTCTGTGCGGGTGGCACTGTTGGGTGCCGCATCCGAAGCCGCGCTGACCTCGAAGGTTTCCGAAGCGATGAGCGAGCGTCCCATCGATCTTGCCGGGGTGCTGTCTCTCGCCGAGGCGAAAGCGCTCGTCCGCAGGGCCGCGCTCGTGATCTGCAACGATGCGGGGGCGCGCCACATTGCTACAGCCTTTGGGGTTCCGTCCATTGTGTTCATGGGACCGACCAGTCTCGAAAAGACCAACCTCAACCTCGACGGAGTCGAGGTCCTCCAAACCGACGACGATTGCCGCCCCTGTTACAAGCGCACCTGCCCGATTGATCACCGCTGTATGACGGGGATCGATCCGGGGCGTGTGATCAATCTCGCAAAAGCAACCCTGGGCCTGGCCCCGTGA
- a CDS encoding glycosyltransferase family 9 protein encodes MIIRLGAMGDVVRTLPALQALRVAYPDAHISWLVEKRAAGVLEGRDDLDRVIQFPREHLMDLLRRRQFDELWQQLTGFVRALRAEQFDLVIDFHAILKSGVLAMLSGARTRVSYSRPFSREWSFLFANHRARLSPHKMSRYDRNAGLLKFLAIDSVETAILTVDKAADTRMGLALNGSKAWILIHPGSSSGADYKRYRPSGYADLARGLKRRTGLDSIVALGTSAEERALAEEIVAGSRGAARLAPATSDLAELIALIDRARLFVGSDSGPLHLATSLGTPAVQIMGPTDPIENEPRRGTHWKRVRLPVPCSPCRRGCAQATCMAIIPHDLVLEAALECLADSRNSSAAKRMALSRTPAVAIAQPWA; translated from the coding sequence TTGATCATTCGACTGGGCGCGATGGGTGACGTGGTCCGCACGCTGCCCGCGTTGCAGGCCCTGCGCGTTGCCTACCCAGATGCGCATATCAGTTGGCTGGTCGAGAAACGCGCGGCAGGCGTGCTCGAGGGGCGCGACGATCTCGATCGGGTGATTCAGTTTCCGCGCGAACACCTGATGGATTTGTTGCGCCGTCGTCAATTCGATGAGTTGTGGCAACAACTCACAGGATTCGTGCGGGCTCTGCGCGCCGAGCAATTCGATCTGGTCATCGATTTCCATGCAATTCTCAAGAGCGGTGTACTCGCGATGCTGAGCGGCGCTCGGACGCGGGTGTCGTACTCCCGGCCGTTCAGTCGCGAGTGGAGTTTCTTGTTCGCCAACCATCGCGCTCGATTGTCCCCGCACAAGATGAGTCGCTACGACCGCAACGCGGGTCTACTGAAGTTCTTGGCGATCGATTCGGTCGAAACAGCAATACTCACTGTCGATAAAGCTGCGGACACGCGTATGGGTCTGGCCCTCAATGGCTCGAAGGCCTGGATCTTGATCCACCCCGGTTCGAGCAGCGGGGCGGACTACAAGCGCTACCGACCTTCGGGTTATGCGGATCTGGCGCGTGGGCTGAAGCGCAGAACCGGTCTCGACTCGATCGTAGCCCTGGGCACCAGCGCGGAGGAGCGCGCACTCGCCGAAGAAATTGTCGCAGGTTCTCGCGGTGCGGCACGCCTGGCTCCCGCAACTTCAGACCTCGCAGAACTGATCGCATTGATCGACCGCGCGCGCCTGTTTGTCGGGAGCGACAGTGGGCCACTCCACCTTGCCACGTCCCTCGGAACTCCGGCGGTTCAGATCATGGGGCCGACGGATCCCATTGAAAACGAACCGCGGCGGGGCACGCACTGGAAGCGGGTGCGGCTACCGGTTCCCTGTAGCCCGTGTCGTCGAGGTTGCGCCCAGGCGACCTGCATGGCGATCATCCCCCACGATCTCGTGTTGGAAGCCGCGCTCGAATGCCTCGCCGATTCCCGCAACTCGTCAGCCGCAAAGCGGATGGCGTTGTCTCGAACCCCAGCAGTCGCCATCGCACAGCCATGGGCCTGA
- a CDS encoding S-methyl-5'-thioadenosine phosphorylase, producing MERYVTAVLGIIGGSGIYEIEGLGQLQWETVSSPFGDPSDQLLFGELEGQKLIFLPRHGRGHTLSPSAINYRANIDVLKRAGVTEILSLSAVGSFKEELAPGTFVVIDQFIDRTRNRVKTFFERGVIAHVSMAHPICERLANLAYDSARDLGLNVVRGGTYLAMEGPQFSTLAESKLYKSWGCDVIGMTNLPEASLAREAEICYATVGMVTDYDCWHPDHDAVQVADIVRVLLANADNARTLVKQIAPKIHPLERPCPSGCHRALEDAIITGPDARDPSVLRTLDAVAGRVLQP from the coding sequence ATGGAGCGATACGTGACAGCTGTACTGGGAATCATCGGTGGAAGCGGAATCTATGAGATCGAGGGACTGGGTCAGCTTCAGTGGGAGACGGTGAGCTCCCCCTTTGGCGATCCCTCCGATCAACTTTTGTTTGGCGAGCTCGAAGGACAAAAGTTGATCTTCCTGCCCCGTCACGGGCGCGGCCATACGCTTTCGCCGAGCGCCATCAATTACCGGGCCAACATCGATGTCTTGAAGCGAGCCGGCGTAACCGAGATCCTATCCCTGAGTGCGGTCGGATCTTTCAAGGAGGAGTTGGCTCCCGGAACCTTCGTGGTGATCGATCAGTTCATCGATCGGACCCGCAATCGCGTCAAGACATTCTTCGAGCGCGGCGTGATCGCGCATGTTTCCATGGCGCATCCAATCTGCGAGCGCCTCGCAAACCTGGCGTACGACAGCGCCCGGGATCTGGGCCTGAACGTAGTGCGAGGGGGAACCTACCTTGCCATGGAGGGGCCGCAGTTCTCCACTCTCGCCGAATCGAAGCTGTACAAGAGCTGGGGTTGCGATGTCATCGGCATGACGAACCTTCCCGAAGCCTCCCTCGCTCGCGAAGCGGAGATCTGTTACGCCACGGTCGGCATGGTGACGGATTACGACTGCTGGCATCCAGACCACGACGCCGTCCAGGTCGCGGACATCGTGAGGGTATTGCTCGCAAACGCGGACAACGCCCGCACGCTGGTCAAGCAGATTGCACCCAAGATTCATCCACTCGAACGCCCTTGCCCCAGCGGCTGCCATCGGGCGCTCGAGGACGCCATCATCACCGGACCGGACGCGCGCGATCCGAGTGTCTTGCGCACCCTGGACGCCGTGGCCGGGCGCGTTTTACAGCCCTGA
- a CDS encoding adenine phosphoribosyltransferase, translating to MAIVDFIRTIPDFPKAGIQYRDITTLLSNPEGLRQAIDAIVDHYKDKEISCVAGIEARGFLFGTAVAYKLGLGFVPMRKSGKLPGETIGMSYQLEYGEDRLEIHRDAIDSGANVLLIDDLIATGGTAEAAAKLIQETGANIAGCCFVIDLPDLGGMKRLRAMGIECFALCEFEGD from the coding sequence GTGGCGATTGTTGATTTTATTCGTACGATTCCCGACTTCCCCAAAGCCGGCATCCAGTATCGCGACATCACGACGCTACTTTCCAATCCCGAAGGGTTGCGTCAGGCCATCGATGCGATCGTAGACCACTATAAGGACAAAGAGATCAGCTGCGTGGCCGGGATCGAGGCGAGAGGCTTCCTCTTCGGCACAGCGGTCGCCTACAAGTTGGGCCTCGGCTTTGTGCCGATGCGCAAATCGGGGAAGCTGCCCGGTGAGACCATCGGCATGTCTTATCAACTCGAATACGGCGAGGACCGTCTGGAGATCCATCGGGACGCGATCGATTCCGGGGCCAATGTGCTGTTGATCGACGATCTGATCGCAACCGGAGGCACGGCGGAAGCCGCTGCCAAGTTGATCCAGGAAACCGGAGCGAATATCGCCGGATGCTGTTTTGTAATCGACCTGCCGGACCTCGGCGGCATGAAACGGCTGCGCGCGATGGGAATCGAGTGCTTCGCGCTATGCGAATTCGAGGGCGATTGA
- a CDS encoding DEAD/DEAH box helicase — translation MNESASKLVLEAFHPAVRTWFERKFPEGPTEPQVEGWPAIAQNEDTLIAAPTGSGKTLSAFLICIDRFYKKAAKNSQAFCLDAIETPEREGVEVVYVSPLKALGVDIKKNLDEPIAEIAVIAKELGYVVPEIRVAVRSGDTTPSQRAAMLRRPPQLLITTPESLYLMITAERSREILRGVRTLIVDEIHAVARDKRGSHLALSMERLEALCDERPVRIGLSATQRPIETVSRLLVGSGVGRNRDDGTPKCRVVDCGHQRKLDLAIELPGSDLEAVASGEQMGEVLDRIAELVKQHTTTLVFVNTRRLSERLAHLLVERLPADSVAAHHGSLSKDRRLRVETRLCAGDLGVLVATASLELGIDIGPVDLVCQIGSPRAIATFLQRVGRSGHSRRGTPKGRLYPLTRDELVECAGLLHGIQAGQLDAILPPVAPLDILAQQIVAACAAEDWTEDALYELITKASPFAGVTRAEFDELIAMLSDGVVTSRGRRGAYLHRDRVNGKLKGRRGARLAALTSGGAIPDRADYRVIMDPDDTFVGTVDEDWAIESMAGDIFLLGSTSWRIRRIEAGVVRVTDAQGAPPTIPFWVGEAPARTKELSDEVSNLRRGFSEWLDRNDFEGGRGWLQEQCGINKSAADQIARYLSAARTNLGVLPTRDHLVIERFFDDTGGMQLVVHSPLGGRINRGLGLALRKKFCVNFDFELQAAASDDAIVLSLGPQHSFPLADVPKFLHPDTTEAVLSQAVLVSPMFTARWRWNLNRSLLVLRFQGGRRNPPAIQRMQADDWMVALFPSLAACADNMDAGPIEIPDHPIVRQTLYDCLHEAMDIDGVIELVKGIRSGKVRVHCVDTTEPSVLSHEILNSRPYTFLDDAPLEERRTRAVSMRRGLPVEARELATLSPKALAQVREEARPNPRDPEELHDWLLSLGVMRPEPEYGAHFDSLVEQGRAYAVCLGDQRLWCATERRRGAEVVFKEVRFEPDRPLPEVIAAEDPGTPEVIIREIVRGHLDCTGPVDTAEMVHRTGLEPVDVEIAFATLETEGFALRGEFDCGRGEQFCARRLLVRIHLGTQERLRREIEPVTAQDLMRFLLRWQRVTPETRREGRRGVLSVVEQLQGFEIAAGAWEEAIFASRVKGYRSSWLDGHCMSGEVAWGRLTPKALEGGAKPSRGGGAPSKATPISFLLRADLPWLLAATRGDVQPSEPGPGAALEVFEVLREKGALFHSELGACSNRLPVEIEEGLWELVSRGLVSADGFQAVRSLLSSRSRWARNTARRRVQRGLRRGTRGSTNAEGRWSVFPGRNMGAAEDLDADELAEAIAEQLLVRYGIVFRDLVARETLAVPWREISWAFRRMEARGSIRGGRFVSGFAGEQYALPGAVDALRRTRKMERNGEIVRVSACDPLNLVGIITPGVRIPAVRGGEVVYRDGIPVTDEIGETHEQGQAAVVGNEVGNEQGSLPY, via the coding sequence ATGAATGAATCCGCTAGCAAACTTGTTCTCGAAGCGTTTCATCCCGCGGTGCGGACCTGGTTTGAGCGCAAGTTTCCGGAAGGGCCGACAGAGCCGCAGGTCGAGGGGTGGCCGGCGATTGCGCAGAATGAAGACACGCTGATCGCAGCGCCGACCGGTTCCGGCAAGACGCTCTCGGCCTTCTTGATTTGTATTGATCGTTTTTACAAGAAAGCCGCGAAGAACAGCCAGGCGTTTTGCCTCGACGCCATCGAGACCCCCGAGCGGGAAGGCGTCGAGGTCGTGTATGTCTCGCCCCTCAAGGCGCTCGGGGTCGACATCAAGAAGAATCTCGACGAACCGATCGCGGAGATTGCAGTCATTGCCAAGGAACTTGGCTATGTGGTGCCGGAGATTCGGGTCGCGGTGCGGAGCGGTGACACGACACCCAGCCAACGCGCCGCGATGCTGCGCCGCCCCCCTCAGCTATTGATCACGACTCCCGAATCGCTCTACTTGATGATCACGGCCGAACGCAGCCGCGAGATTTTGCGCGGCGTTCGCACGCTGATCGTCGACGAGATTCACGCGGTGGCCCGAGACAAACGCGGCTCTCACCTGGCACTCTCAATGGAACGTCTCGAAGCACTCTGCGACGAACGCCCCGTTCGCATCGGCCTCTCGGCGACCCAGCGTCCCATTGAAACGGTGTCGCGGCTGTTGGTTGGATCTGGAGTCGGTCGCAACCGGGACGATGGCACCCCCAAGTGTCGCGTGGTCGACTGCGGTCATCAGCGCAAACTCGATCTGGCGATCGAGTTGCCCGGGAGCGATCTGGAAGCGGTGGCCTCGGGCGAGCAGATGGGCGAGGTGCTCGACCGCATCGCAGAACTCGTCAAGCAGCACACCACGACCCTGGTCTTCGTCAACACACGACGGCTGTCCGAACGGCTGGCGCATCTGCTGGTTGAACGGCTCCCGGCAGATAGCGTGGCGGCCCATCACGGCAGCTTGTCAAAGGACCGACGTCTGCGGGTCGAAACCCGACTGTGCGCGGGGGACTTGGGTGTGCTGGTCGCCACTGCATCCCTCGAATTGGGGATCGATATCGGCCCGGTCGATCTCGTATGTCAGATTGGTTCGCCCCGGGCGATCGCCACATTCCTGCAACGGGTCGGGCGCTCCGGGCACTCCCGCCGCGGCACGCCGAAGGGACGGCTCTACCCATTGACGCGGGACGAGCTGGTCGAGTGCGCCGGGCTGTTGCATGGGATCCAAGCGGGTCAGCTCGACGCGATCCTGCCACCGGTTGCCCCGCTGGACATACTCGCGCAACAGATCGTCGCGGCTTGTGCGGCCGAAGACTGGACCGAGGACGCACTCTACGAACTCATTACAAAGGCGTCGCCCTTCGCCGGAGTGACGCGCGCCGAGTTCGATGAACTGATCGCAATGCTTTCCGACGGTGTCGTGACGTCGAGGGGACGCCGCGGCGCCTATCTGCACCGGGACCGGGTCAACGGTAAATTGAAAGGTCGTCGCGGTGCGCGGCTCGCCGCACTGACCTCGGGAGGTGCCATCCCCGATCGCGCGGACTACCGCGTGATCATGGATCCGGACGACACCTTCGTGGGAACGGTGGACGAAGATTGGGCCATCGAGAGCATGGCGGGGGATATCTTCCTGCTGGGAAGTACCTCGTGGCGCATACGTCGGATCGAGGCGGGGGTCGTGCGAGTGACCGACGCCCAGGGTGCTCCGCCGACCATTCCATTTTGGGTCGGTGAGGCCCCGGCGCGTACCAAAGAACTTTCCGACGAAGTATCGAACTTGCGCCGCGGCTTTTCCGAGTGGCTCGACCGGAACGATTTCGAGGGTGGACGCGGCTGGCTGCAGGAGCAATGCGGCATCAACAAGAGCGCCGCCGATCAAATCGCGCGCTATCTGAGCGCCGCGCGCACCAACCTCGGCGTCTTGCCGACTCGCGATCATCTCGTGATCGAACGTTTCTTCGACGATACCGGGGGCATGCAGCTCGTGGTGCACTCGCCCCTGGGCGGCCGCATCAATCGGGGCCTCGGGCTCGCCCTGCGCAAGAAGTTCTGCGTGAACTTCGATTTTGAGTTGCAGGCGGCTGCGAGCGACGACGCCATCGTGCTCTCCCTCGGCCCCCAACACAGTTTTCCCCTGGCAGACGTCCCGAAGTTTCTCCACCCCGACACCACGGAAGCAGTACTTTCTCAGGCGGTCCTCGTCTCGCCGATGTTCACCGCGCGCTGGCGCTGGAACCTGAACCGCTCCCTGCTCGTCTTGCGTTTTCAGGGTGGACGGCGCAATCCCCCCGCGATTCAACGCATGCAGGCCGACGACTGGATGGTCGCACTATTTCCAAGCCTGGCGGCGTGCGCGGACAATATGGACGCGGGGCCCATCGAAATCCCGGACCATCCCATTGTGCGACAGACACTTTACGATTGTCTGCACGAAGCGATGGATATCGATGGCGTGATCGAACTCGTCAAGGGGATTCGCTCGGGCAAGGTGCGGGTGCACTGCGTCGATACCACCGAACCGTCCGTGCTCTCCCACGAGATCTTGAACAGCCGGCCCTACACCTTTCTCGATGATGCTCCTCTGGAAGAGCGCCGCACCCGCGCAGTGTCCATGCGCCGCGGGCTTCCGGTCGAAGCGCGCGAACTCGCGACCCTCTCTCCCAAAGCACTCGCTCAGGTGCGCGAAGAAGCGCGCCCGAATCCTCGCGATCCCGAAGAGTTGCACGACTGGTTGTTGTCCCTCGGCGTGATGCGCCCCGAGCCCGAGTATGGCGCGCATTTCGATTCTCTGGTCGAGCAGGGACGGGCGTATGCAGTCTGTCTGGGAGATCAGCGACTCTGGTGCGCGACCGAGCGCCGACGTGGAGCGGAAGTCGTTTTCAAAGAGGTTCGCTTCGAACCCGATCGACCCCTGCCCGAGGTGATTGCCGCCGAAGATCCCGGGACTCCAGAGGTGATCATCCGGGAGATCGTGCGCGGCCACCTCGATTGCACCGGCCCCGTCGACACTGCAGAAATGGTGCACCGCACGGGACTCGAACCCGTCGATGTCGAGATTGCGTTTGCGACCCTCGAAACCGAAGGCTTCGCCCTGCGCGGGGAATTCGATTGCGGCCGCGGCGAACAATTCTGCGCGCGTCGGTTGTTGGTGCGAATCCACCTTGGAACCCAGGAACGACTGCGCCGCGAGATCGAGCCGGTCACCGCGCAGGATCTCATGCGCTTCTTGCTTCGCTGGCAGCGCGTGACGCCCGAAACCCGGCGCGAAGGTCGCCGGGGAGTGCTCTCGGTAGTCGAGCAACTGCAGGGTTTCGAAATTGCAGCGGGCGCGTGGGAAGAGGCGATCTTCGCGAGCCGGGTCAAGGGCTATCGCTCGAGTTGGCTCGACGGTCACTGCATGTCCGGCGAAGTGGCCTGGGGACGCTTGACTCCCAAAGCGTTGGAAGGGGGAGCGAAGCCGAGTCGCGGTGGCGGCGCCCCTTCAAAGGCTACGCCGATATCATTTTTGTTGCGCGCAGATCTTCCCTGGTTGCTCGCGGCAACTCGCGGTGATGTACAACCCAGTGAACCCGGCCCGGGTGCCGCGCTCGAGGTATTCGAGGTACTGCGCGAAAAGGGCGCGCTCTTCCACAGTGAATTGGGTGCGTGTTCGAATCGCCTGCCGGTCGAGATCGAAGAGGGACTTTGGGAACTGGTATCCCGGGGTCTCGTCAGTGCCGATGGCTTTCAGGCCGTTCGCTCGCTGCTGAGTTCGCGAAGTCGATGGGCCCGCAACACGGCGCGCCGACGAGTGCAGCGTGGCCTGCGTCGGGGGACCCGTGGCAGCACGAATGCGGAGGGCCGCTGGTCTGTCTTTCCAGGGCGAAACATGGGTGCGGCTGAAGACCTCGATGCGGACGAACTCGCCGAAGCGATCGCCGAACAATTGCTCGTGCGCTACGGGATCGTGTTCCGGGATCTCGTCGCCCGGGAAACTCTCGCTGTACCGTGGCGCGAAATTTCCTGGGCGTTTCGACGCATGGAAGCCCGCGGCAGCATTCGCGGAGGTCGCTTCGTCAGCGGGTTCGCCGGTGAACAGTACGCACTGCCCGGAGCAGTAGATGCGCTGCGCCGCACTCGAAAAATGGAACGCAATGGCGAAATTGTGAGAGTCTCGGCGTGCGATCCACTGAATCTCGTCGGGATCATCACCCCCGGCGTTCGGATCCCCGCCGTTCGCGGTGGAGAAGTCGTCTATCGCGATGGCATCCCAGTTACCGATGAGATCGGTGAGACGCACGAGCAAGGACAAGCTGCTGTCGTTGGCAATGAAGTCGGCAATGAACAGGGCTCGTTGCCCTATTGA
- a CDS encoding DUF2470 domain-containing protein, which translates to MEQARDIADQARILVRSVDSGVLSTHSVEHEGYPFGSITPYVLMPNGSILIYLSSIAQHTHNILSDHKVCLTVAEREDDSQASGRVTLLGDAQMVSQDRVEEVSRRYFAFFGSARGYANVHDFSFVEIEPIRIRYIAGFGDIHWVEKEEWIQEVPQWQADEASIIGHMNDDHSDSLSAMCRRFVADECESAEMLSLDPNGFHVRTPNHIHYLSFDVLCSTSQAVRAEMIRLSRLASA; encoded by the coding sequence ATGGAACAAGCTCGAGATATCGCCGATCAGGCGCGCATCCTGGTTCGAAGTGTCGACTCGGGCGTCCTATCGACCCATTCCGTGGAACACGAGGGTTATCCGTTCGGGTCGATTACTCCGTACGTTCTCATGCCCAATGGCAGCATCTTGATCTATCTCAGCAGCATTGCTCAACACACCCACAACATCCTGTCGGATCACAAGGTCTGTCTGACGGTGGCGGAACGGGAAGACGACTCCCAGGCTTCCGGTCGAGTGACCCTCCTGGGTGACGCGCAGATGGTTTCGCAGGATCGCGTGGAGGAAGTCAGTCGGCGCTACTTCGCTTTTTTCGGGTCAGCGCGGGGCTACGCGAACGTCCACGACTTCAGCTTCGTTGAAATCGAACCCATTCGCATCCGCTACATCGCGGGGTTCGGGGACATTCACTGGGTCGAGAAGGAAGAATGGATACAGGAAGTTCCGCAGTGGCAAGCTGACGAAGCCTCGATCATCGGCCACATGAACGACGATCACTCGGATTCTCTCAGCGCCATGTGTCGGCGTTTTGTCGCGGACGAATGTGAATCCGCCGAGATGCTCTCCCTGGACCCGAATGGTTTTCACGTCCGCACCCCGAACCACATCCACTACTTGAGCTTTGACGTGCTGTGCAGCACGAGCCAGGCGGTGCGCGCCGAGATGATCCGCCTCTCGCGACTCGCCAGCGCGTAG
- a CDS encoding MFS transporter → MSIPGQTMGVSVFTDHLIRVTGLTRLELTYTYLAGTLASSLLLPLGGTYLDRHGARATGFVACLVVAATLCLLTQVDTIANGLSSLAGVGSIPAAAAVLTLGFMMLRFSGQGILTMASRTMMAKWFERRRGLASGVSGVFVSGGFAIAPLLLLWLIDLADWRGAWLILAGLVGVGMGLVILVFFRENPEECGLRMDGESPDYEKTTATHLDMFDEPCFTREQAMRTAPFWSVTFVLSLQAMVFTGVTFHIIDLGADTGIGGREAVKLFIPTAIVSTMVGMISGWLADRVPVRVLVLACVSFQTIAFIGAGRLGDTLFMVMLVVGWGCASGLFSTLLNVAIPNFFGRTHLGAISSVQMSCMVAASAVGPAFLAAAKTYLGSYRVGLLWCCALAGAVFLFALVTPSTPRRTA, encoded by the coding sequence ATGAGCATCCCCGGGCAAACCATGGGGGTAAGTGTCTTTACCGATCATCTGATCCGGGTGACGGGACTTACCCGGCTCGAACTCACCTACACCTACCTCGCCGGAACCCTCGCGAGCAGCCTGCTCCTGCCCCTGGGCGGGACCTATCTCGATCGCCACGGTGCCCGGGCGACCGGGTTCGTCGCATGCCTGGTGGTCGCCGCGACCCTGTGCCTGCTGACACAGGTCGACACGATCGCTAACGGTCTCTCGTCCCTCGCTGGCGTGGGCTCGATCCCGGCAGCCGCCGCCGTTCTGACCCTGGGGTTCATGATGTTGCGCTTCAGCGGCCAGGGGATACTCACGATGGCCTCGCGCACGATGATGGCCAAATGGTTCGAACGACGACGCGGGCTTGCATCGGGAGTATCCGGCGTGTTCGTCTCCGGCGGTTTCGCGATCGCGCCGCTGCTCTTGCTGTGGCTGATCGATCTCGCGGATTGGCGCGGGGCGTGGTTGATCCTCGCCGGCCTGGTCGGAGTCGGCATGGGCCTGGTGATTCTCGTTTTTTTTCGAGAGAACCCCGAAGAATGCGGACTGCGCATGGATGGCGAATCCCCTGACTACGAAAAAACAACGGCGACGCACTTGGACATGTTCGATGAACCCTGTTTCACCCGCGAACAAGCGATGCGTACTGCGCCCTTCTGGTCGGTGACATTCGTGCTCTCGCTCCAGGCGATGGTCTTTACAGGTGTCACGTTTCACATCATCGACCTCGGGGCCGACACCGGGATCGGTGGGCGCGAGGCCGTCAAACTGTTCATCCCCACGGCGATCGTCAGCACGATGGTTGGAATGATCTCGGGGTGGTTGGCCGACCGGGTACCGGTGCGCGTGCTCGTTCTGGCTTGCGTAAGCTTTCAAACCATTGCGTTCATCGGGGCGGGACGACTCGGTGATACCCTCTTCATGGTGATGTTGGTCGTGGGATGGGGTTGCGCCAGCGGACTCTTCAGCACCCTGCTCAATGTGGCGATCCCCAACTTCTTTGGCCGCACGCATCTCGGCGCAATTTCGAGTGTTCAGATGAGTTGCATGGTGGCAGCGAGCGCAGTCGGCCCGGCGTTTCTCGCAGCGGCCAAGACCTACCTCGGGTCGTATCGAGTCGGGTTGTTGTGGTGCTGCGCGCTGGCCGGGGCAGTCTTTCTCTTTGCCCTCGTCACCCCGTCAACTCCCCGCAGAACGGCTTGA
- a CDS encoding Rieske 2Fe-2S domain-containing protein — translation MSESEVIEFEEPEPGQTCAVEFGPFKVLICNVDGELFGVENICTHARVSLTTARLIGSDIECPVHGARFDARSGIVMCRPARRGLRVFSVTRVAGGALISLD, via the coding sequence ATGAGCGAGTCTGAAGTCATAGAATTCGAAGAACCCGAGCCCGGCCAAACCTGCGCCGTGGAATTCGGTCCGTTCAAGGTCCTCATCTGCAACGTGGATGGGGAACTGTTCGGGGTTGAAAACATATGCACCCACGCGCGAGTCTCCCTCACCACTGCCAGATTGATCGGCTCTGATATCGAGTGTCCGGTCCACGGTGCGCGTTTCGACGCGCGCTCAGGCATCGTGATGTGTCGCCCCGCGCGCCGCGGACTGAGGGTATTCTCCGTGACCCGCGTTGCCGGCGGCGCATTGATTTCGCTAGACTGA